One window from the genome of Magnolia sinica isolate HGM2019 chromosome 4, MsV1, whole genome shotgun sequence encodes:
- the LOC131243784 gene encoding L-type lectin-domain containing receptor kinase IV.2-like isoform X1, whose protein sequence is MEKSLTVRFLHSLLFFLPMKLSYSDEQKDHFIYNGFHDDNMSLNGIALIHPDGLLQLTNVSYQQIGRAFYRYPIEFGNSSDGRDPLSSFSFSTSFVFSILPEEHRKNSGHGLAFTISPSMDFPEAMETQYLGLFNISNDGKSSNHVFAVELDTMRSVEFGDVDHNHVGIDVNSLRSIESAPAAYYDNKDGKNKSLDLLSGDAMQVWIDFNGVENQLNVTISPLHTRKPNIPLLSCNVNLSSIFMNSMHVGFSSATGAVASSHYILGWSFKLNGQAEEIDISRLPPIPGRRESGVNRSLQIGLSLAAVVLSLMVISGSIYVMRRKKYEEIREDWEQEYGPHRFSFKDLSIATKDFSDKKLLGVGGFGRVYQGVLRASDVQVAVKRVSHDSKQGMKEFVAEITSIGRLRHRNLVQLLGYCRRKGELLLVYDFMPNGSLDKFLFTDENPALDWHRRFRILQGVAYGLLYLHEEWEQVVVHRDVKASNVLLDADLNGRLGDFGLARLYDHGTNPQTTHVVGTFGYLAPEMTRTGKATTHTDVFAFGALMLEVACGRRPIEPRASTEKVILVEWVWDCWRRGAIIEAADPKLGNDYVVDELELVLKLGLLCSHLVPAVRPSMRHVTQFLDGNLHLPDLPSDGLDPSVLDVEQGPNEGFDELCMSYPSSLEGGLLNSSSVTESVLSGGR, encoded by the coding sequence ATGGAAAAATCTCTCACTGTCAGATTCCTACACTCTCTACTTTTCTTTCTTCCCATGAAACTCTCATACTCAGATGAACAAAAAGACCATTTCATCTACAACGGCTTCCATGATGATAACATGAGCCTGAATGGCATTGCACTCATCCACCCCGATGGTCTCCTGCAGCTCACCAACGTGTCGTACCAACAGATCGGCCGCGCTTTCTACCGATATCCAATCGAATTTGGAAACTCCTCAGACGGTAGGgatcctctctcttccttctcattctctACTTCTTTTGTTTTCTCAATTTTGCCAGAGGAGCATCGAAAAAACAGCGGTCATGGACTCGCCTTTACAATCTCACCATCCATGGATTTTCCGGAAGCCATGGAGACCCAGTATCTGGGACTCTTCAATATTTCAAACGATGGAAAATCATCAAATCATGTGTTCGCGGTTGAGCTAGACACCATGAGGAGCGTTGAATTTGGTGATGTCGATCACAACCATGTGGGCATCGATGTAAATAGCCTGAGATCGATCGAATCGGCTCCTGCAGCCTACTATGATAACAAAGATGGAAAGAACAAGAGCTTAGATCTTTTAAGTGGAGATGCCATGCAAGTTTGGATTGATTTTAATGGGGTAGAGAATCAGCTCAATGTAACAATATCTCCTTTACACACACGCAAACCCAACATCCCACTTCTATCATGCAACGTTAATCTTTCTTCAATTTTCATGAATTCCATGCACGTTGGTTTCTCATCGGCGACTGGTGCGGTCGCTTCATCCCATTATATCCTAGGCTGGAGTTTCAAGCTAAATGGCCAAGCGGAAGAGATCGATATTTCACGCCTTCCACCCATTCCAGGACGAAGAGAATCTGGAGTAAATCGaagtttgcaaattggattgtccTTGGCTGCGGTAGTTCTTTCATTGATGGTCATATCAGGAAGCATATATGTCATGAGAAGGAAGAAATACGAAGAAATACGTGAAGATTGGGAGCAAGAATACGGTCCACATAGGTTCTCTTTCAAGGATCTATCAATCGCTACCAAAGACTTTAGTGACAAGAAGCTTCTTGGTGTGGGAGGATTTGGGAGAGTGTACCAAGGAGTCTTAAGGGCATCGGATGTACAAGTTGCCGTGAAGCGGGTCTCCCACGATTCAAAACAAGGGATGAAGGAGTTTGTAGCCGAGATCACAAGCATCGGAAGGCTCAGACACAGGAACTTGGTGCAATTACTTGGGTATTGCCGGCGGAAGGGGGAGCTCCTCTTGGTCTATGATTTCATGCCTAATGGAAGCTTGGACAAGTTCTTATTCACCGACGAAAACCCAGCTCTCGACTGGCATCGACGTTTTAGGATCCTCCAAGGTGTAGCATATGGGCTTCTATATCTTCATGAAGAATGGGAGCAAGTCGTCGTGCATAGAGATGTCAAGGCTAGTAATGTTTTATTAGATGCAGAtttgaatggacggttgggaGACTTCGGCCTCGCTCGATTATATGATCATGGGACTAATCCTCAGACCACACATGTGGTTGGGACATTTGGTTATCTTGCACCTGAGATGACAAGAACCGGCAAGGCGACCACACATACTGATGTGTTTGCATTCGGTGCTCTTATGCTTGAGGTTGCTTGTGGGAGGCGGCCTATCGAGCCACGGGCGTCGACCGAGAAGGTCATCTTGGTGGAATGGGTGTGGGATTGCTGGAGGAGAGGGGCGATTATAGAGGCAGCGGATCCGAAATTGGGTAATGATTATGTGGTGGATGAGCTGGAGTTGGTGCTGAAGCTTGGTTTGCTTTGCTCGCACTTAGTACCGGCAGTTAGGCCGAGCATGCGGCACGTAACACAGTTCTTGGATGGCAATCTTCATCTGCCTGATCTCCCTTCGGACGGCTTGGATCCTTCTGTTCTTGATGTGGAGCAGGGGCCCAATGAAGGTTTTGATGAACTCTGCATGTCATATCCTTCTTCTTTGGAGGGAGGGCTATTAAACTCATCGTCGGTCACGGAGTCTGTCCTTTCTGGAGGCCGTTGA
- the LOC131243782 gene encoding uncharacterized protein LOC131243782 isoform X1 — protein MTSGSEIIPINSTQKHDPAWKHCQMIKTGDRTQLKCIYCGKIFSGGGIHRIKEHLAGQKGNAASCLRVHPDVRRTMQQSLDGVVVKKKKKQKIAEDIRSYMPTANELGPLANQSEVSTGLQLLALPDGFESNLVLSAKREDSVAKSSDKRKRARVKNSSPPLAISNVHPIVKLDPIGKLDTINKLDSGAMKAKDHMHMAIGRFLYDVGVPLEAVTSAYFQPMIDAIASVGPGLEAPTYHDIRGRILKSSIEEARSMVEQYKCSWGRTGCSIMADEWKTEMGKTLINFLIYCPEGTMFLKSIDASYAITSIDSLYELLRGVVEEVDVRIVLQVITNNTENYTAAGRRLMETFPTLFWTPCASRCINSMLDDIGKLDMITNLLGHSQSITKFIYNHGVVLNMMRKYTGGKDLLHPINTRFATNFIALQTMVSLKDRLKAMVTSQEWMNCPYSKKPLGIKMADLICSPSYWSACSTIIRLTESLVRVLKMVDSDERPAMGYLYAGIYRAKEAIKKELKTKKDYMAYWNIIDGRWDRRLHGPLHAAAFFLNPRFFYSIQGDVHNEIMSAMLDCIERLVPEIKIQDKINKELSSYKNATGDFGRKMAIRARHTLLPAEWWSTYGGGCPNLTRLAIRILSQTCSASGCKRDLIPFEQIHNRRRNRLEHQRLNDLVFVQYNLRLRQRKQLQNTFLDPISVDAIDILEDWVLIEESPFEVDDGSSWMAVEQPVENSTYLESTNDDSDGVATGFEDAEIYNGIRDEDDEGDGS, from the exons ATGACATCGGGGTCGGAAATCATACCCATTAATTCGACACAGAAGCACGATCCAGCATGGAAGCATTGTCAAATGATCAAGACAGGCGATCGGACTCAGCTCAAATGCATCTACTGTGGGAAAATTTTTTCAGGCGGCGGTATTCATCGGATAAAAGAACATCTAGCAGGCCAGAAGGGAAATGCTGCTAGTTGCCTTAGAGTGCATCCTGATGTCCGGCGGACCATGCAACAAAGCTTAGATGGGGTTGtggtgaaaaagaaaaagaagcaaaaGATTGCTGAGGATATTCGAAGCTATATGCCAACCGCCAATGAATTAGGACCATTAGCCAACCAAAGTGAAGTCAGTACAGGCCTCCAATTGCTTGCATTGCCCGATGGGTTCGAATCGAATTTGGTTTTGTCGGCAAAGAGAGAGGACAGTGTGGCCAAAAGTTCAGATAAAAGAAAGAGAGCAAGAGTGAAGAATTCTTCTCCTCCTTTGGCAATTTCCAATGTGCATCCGATAGTTAAACTCGATCCAATTGGTAAACTTGATACGATTAACAAACTTGATTCGGGGGCCATGAAAGCGAAGGATCATATGCATATGGCCATAGGCCGGTTTCTTTATGATGTTGGGGTGCCTCTCGAAGCGGTGACTTCGGCGTACTTCCAACCAATGATCGACGCCATTGCATCAGTTGGGCCCGGGCTTGAAGCACCCACGTATCATGACATCCGGGGTCGGATCTTAAAGAGTTCAATTGAGGAAGCTAGAAGTATGGTGGAACAATATAAATGTTCATGGGGAAGAACTGGATGTTCGATCATGGCCGATGAATGGAAGACTGAAATGGGTAAGACTTTGATAAACTTCTTGATCTATTGCCCTGAAGGAACGATGTTTTTGAAATCCATCGATGCATCATATGCAATCACGTCCATTGACTCTCTCTACGAATTGCTTAGGGGAGTAGTGGAAGAGGTCGATGTTAGAATTGTACTTCAAGTAATTACAAACAATACCGAAAATTACACCGCTGCTGGGAGAAGGTTAATGGAAACCTTCCCAACTTTGTTTTGGACCCCGTGTGCCTCTCGATGCATTAATTCAATGCTTGATGATATTGGGAAATTGGATATGATAACTAATCTTCTTGGCCATTCGCAATCAATCACGAAATTCATATACAATCATGGTGTAGTTTTGAATATGATGAGAAAGTACACAGGCGGCAAGGACTTGCTACATCCTATCAACACCCGATTCGCCACAAACTTCATTGCATTGCAAACAATGGTTAGTTTGAAAGATAGATTGAAGGCTATGGTTACTTCACAGGAGTGGATGAATTGCCCATATTCAAAGAAACCGCTTGGTATTAAAATGGCCGATCTTATATGTAGTCCATCATATTGGTCAGCATGTAGTACTATCATCCGTTTAACAGAATCGCTCGTGCGTGTTTTGAAGATGGTTGATAGTGATGAAAGGCCTGCAATGGGCTACCTATATGCAGGTATATATCGTGCAAAAGAAGCGATTAAGAAAGAGTTGAAGACAAAGAAGGATTACATGGCGTATTGGAATATTATCGATGGGAGGTGGGACAGGCGGCTGCACGGTCCTCTCCATGCGGCGGCTTTTTTCCTCAACCCTCGGTTTTTCTATAGCATCCAAGGCGATGTGCATAATGAGATCATGTCAGCGATGTTGGATTGCATAGAAAGATTGGTGCCTGAGATTAAAATCCAAGACAAAATCAACAAAGAGCTGAGCTCATACAAGAATGCAACAGGGGATTTTGGACGGAAGATGGCAATTCGAGCTAGACATACTTTGCTTCCAG CTGAGTGGTGGTCTACATATGGAGGGGGTTGCCCGAATTTGACACGTTTGGCCATTCGTATTCTCAGCCAAACCTGCAGCGCAAGTGGATGCAAACGGGATTTGATTCCTTTCGAGCAAATCCATAACCGGAGAAGAAACCGATTGGAACATCAACGGCTCAATGACCTTGTGTTTGTCCAGTACAACTTGCGGTTGCGGCAAAG GAAACAACTGCAGAATACATTCCTAGACCCTATTTCTGTTGACGCTATCGACATTTTAGAAGATTGGGTCTTAATAGAGGAGTCACCCTTTGAGGTAGATGATGGTTCGAGTTGGATGGCGGTCGAGCAACCTGTAGAAAACAGCACATATTTAGAATCAACAAACGACGATTCTGATGGTGTAGCTACAG GTTTTGAAGATGCGGAGATCTACAATGGGATCAGAGATGAAGACGATGAAGGGGATGGAAGCTGA
- the LOC131243782 gene encoding uncharacterized protein LOC131243782 isoform X2, whose product MTSGSEIIPINSTQKHDPAWKHCQMIKTGDRTQLKCIYCGKIFSGGGIHRIKEHLAGQKGNAASCLRVHPDVRRTMQQSLDGVVVKKKKKQKIAEDIRSYMPTANELGPLANQSEVSTGLQLLALPDGFESNLVLSAKREDSVAKSSDKRKRARVKNSSPPLAISNVHPIVKLDPIGKLDTINKLDSGAMKAKDHMHMAIGRFLYDVGVPLEAVTSAYFQPMIDAIASVGPGLEAPTYHDIRGRILKSSIEEARSMVEQYKCSWGRTGCSIMADEWKTEMGKTLINFLIYCPEGTMFLKSIDASYAITSIDSLYELLRGVVEEVDVRIVLQVITNNTENYTAAGRRLMETFPTLFWTPCASRCINSMLDDIGKLDMITNLLGHSQSITKFIYNHGVVLNMMRKYTGGKDLLHPINTRFATNFIALQTMVSLKDRLKAMVTSQEWMNCPYSKKPLGIKMADLICSPSYWSACSTIIRLTESLVRVLKMVDSDERPAMGYLYAGIYRAKEAIKKELKTKKDYMAYWNIIDGRWDRRLHGPLHAAAFFLNPRFFYSIQGDVHNEIMSAMLDCIERLVPEIKIQDKINKELSSYKNATGDFGRKMAIRARHTLLPAEWWSTYGGGCPNLTRLAIRILSQTCSASGCKRDLIPFEQIHNRRRNRLEHQRLNDLVFVQYNLRLRQRF is encoded by the exons ATGACATCGGGGTCGGAAATCATACCCATTAATTCGACACAGAAGCACGATCCAGCATGGAAGCATTGTCAAATGATCAAGACAGGCGATCGGACTCAGCTCAAATGCATCTACTGTGGGAAAATTTTTTCAGGCGGCGGTATTCATCGGATAAAAGAACATCTAGCAGGCCAGAAGGGAAATGCTGCTAGTTGCCTTAGAGTGCATCCTGATGTCCGGCGGACCATGCAACAAAGCTTAGATGGGGTTGtggtgaaaaagaaaaagaagcaaaaGATTGCTGAGGATATTCGAAGCTATATGCCAACCGCCAATGAATTAGGACCATTAGCCAACCAAAGTGAAGTCAGTACAGGCCTCCAATTGCTTGCATTGCCCGATGGGTTCGAATCGAATTTGGTTTTGTCGGCAAAGAGAGAGGACAGTGTGGCCAAAAGTTCAGATAAAAGAAAGAGAGCAAGAGTGAAGAATTCTTCTCCTCCTTTGGCAATTTCCAATGTGCATCCGATAGTTAAACTCGATCCAATTGGTAAACTTGATACGATTAACAAACTTGATTCGGGGGCCATGAAAGCGAAGGATCATATGCATATGGCCATAGGCCGGTTTCTTTATGATGTTGGGGTGCCTCTCGAAGCGGTGACTTCGGCGTACTTCCAACCAATGATCGACGCCATTGCATCAGTTGGGCCCGGGCTTGAAGCACCCACGTATCATGACATCCGGGGTCGGATCTTAAAGAGTTCAATTGAGGAAGCTAGAAGTATGGTGGAACAATATAAATGTTCATGGGGAAGAACTGGATGTTCGATCATGGCCGATGAATGGAAGACTGAAATGGGTAAGACTTTGATAAACTTCTTGATCTATTGCCCTGAAGGAACGATGTTTTTGAAATCCATCGATGCATCATATGCAATCACGTCCATTGACTCTCTCTACGAATTGCTTAGGGGAGTAGTGGAAGAGGTCGATGTTAGAATTGTACTTCAAGTAATTACAAACAATACCGAAAATTACACCGCTGCTGGGAGAAGGTTAATGGAAACCTTCCCAACTTTGTTTTGGACCCCGTGTGCCTCTCGATGCATTAATTCAATGCTTGATGATATTGGGAAATTGGATATGATAACTAATCTTCTTGGCCATTCGCAATCAATCACGAAATTCATATACAATCATGGTGTAGTTTTGAATATGATGAGAAAGTACACAGGCGGCAAGGACTTGCTACATCCTATCAACACCCGATTCGCCACAAACTTCATTGCATTGCAAACAATGGTTAGTTTGAAAGATAGATTGAAGGCTATGGTTACTTCACAGGAGTGGATGAATTGCCCATATTCAAAGAAACCGCTTGGTATTAAAATGGCCGATCTTATATGTAGTCCATCATATTGGTCAGCATGTAGTACTATCATCCGTTTAACAGAATCGCTCGTGCGTGTTTTGAAGATGGTTGATAGTGATGAAAGGCCTGCAATGGGCTACCTATATGCAGGTATATATCGTGCAAAAGAAGCGATTAAGAAAGAGTTGAAGACAAAGAAGGATTACATGGCGTATTGGAATATTATCGATGGGAGGTGGGACAGGCGGCTGCACGGTCCTCTCCATGCGGCGGCTTTTTTCCTCAACCCTCGGTTTTTCTATAGCATCCAAGGCGATGTGCATAATGAGATCATGTCAGCGATGTTGGATTGCATAGAAAGATTGGTGCCTGAGATTAAAATCCAAGACAAAATCAACAAAGAGCTGAGCTCATACAAGAATGCAACAGGGGATTTTGGACGGAAGATGGCAATTCGAGCTAGACATACTTTGCTTCCAG CTGAGTGGTGGTCTACATATGGAGGGGGTTGCCCGAATTTGACACGTTTGGCCATTCGTATTCTCAGCCAAACCTGCAGCGCAAGTGGATGCAAACGGGATTTGATTCCTTTCGAGCAAATCCATAACCGGAGAAGAAACCGATTGGAACATCAACGGCTCAATGACCTTGTGTTTGTCCAGTACAACTTGCGGTTGCGGCAAAG GTTTTGA
- the LOC131243784 gene encoding probable L-type lectin-domain containing receptor kinase I.5 isoform X2, giving the protein MEKSLTVRFLHSLLFFLPMKLSYSDEQKDHFIYNGFHDDNMSLNGIALIHPDGLLQLTNVSYQQIGRAFYRYPIEFGNSSDGWSFKLNGQAEEIDISRLPPIPGRRESGVNRSLQIGLSLAAVVLSLMVISGSIYVMRRKKYEEIREDWEQEYGPHRFSFKDLSIATKDFSDKKLLGVGGFGRVYQGVLRASDVQVAVKRVSHDSKQGMKEFVAEITSIGRLRHRNLVQLLGYCRRKGELLLVYDFMPNGSLDKFLFTDENPALDWHRRFRILQGVAYGLLYLHEEWEQVVVHRDVKASNVLLDADLNGRLGDFGLARLYDHGTNPQTTHVVGTFGYLAPEMTRTGKATTHTDVFAFGALMLEVACGRRPIEPRASTEKVILVEWVWDCWRRGAIIEAADPKLGNDYVVDELELVLKLGLLCSHLVPAVRPSMRHVTQFLDGNLHLPDLPSDGLDPSVLDVEQGPNEGFDELCMSYPSSLEGGLLNSSSVTESVLSGGR; this is encoded by the exons ATGGAAAAATCTCTCACTGTCAGATTCCTACACTCTCTACTTTTCTTTCTTCCCATGAAACTCTCATACTCAGATGAACAAAAAGACCATTTCATCTACAACGGCTTCCATGATGATAACATGAGCCTGAATGGCATTGCACTCATCCACCCCGATGGTCTCCTGCAGCTCACCAACGTGTCGTACCAACAGATCGGCCGCGCTTTCTACCGATATCCAATCGAATTTGGAAACTCCTCAGACG GCTGGAGTTTCAAGCTAAATGGCCAAGCGGAAGAGATCGATATTTCACGCCTTCCACCCATTCCAGGACGAAGAGAATCTGGAGTAAATCGaagtttgcaaattggattgtccTTGGCTGCGGTAGTTCTTTCATTGATGGTCATATCAGGAAGCATATATGTCATGAGAAGGAAGAAATACGAAGAAATACGTGAAGATTGGGAGCAAGAATACGGTCCACATAGGTTCTCTTTCAAGGATCTATCAATCGCTACCAAAGACTTTAGTGACAAGAAGCTTCTTGGTGTGGGAGGATTTGGGAGAGTGTACCAAGGAGTCTTAAGGGCATCGGATGTACAAGTTGCCGTGAAGCGGGTCTCCCACGATTCAAAACAAGGGATGAAGGAGTTTGTAGCCGAGATCACAAGCATCGGAAGGCTCAGACACAGGAACTTGGTGCAATTACTTGGGTATTGCCGGCGGAAGGGGGAGCTCCTCTTGGTCTATGATTTCATGCCTAATGGAAGCTTGGACAAGTTCTTATTCACCGACGAAAACCCAGCTCTCGACTGGCATCGACGTTTTAGGATCCTCCAAGGTGTAGCATATGGGCTTCTATATCTTCATGAAGAATGGGAGCAAGTCGTCGTGCATAGAGATGTCAAGGCTAGTAATGTTTTATTAGATGCAGAtttgaatggacggttgggaGACTTCGGCCTCGCTCGATTATATGATCATGGGACTAATCCTCAGACCACACATGTGGTTGGGACATTTGGTTATCTTGCACCTGAGATGACAAGAACCGGCAAGGCGACCACACATACTGATGTGTTTGCATTCGGTGCTCTTATGCTTGAGGTTGCTTGTGGGAGGCGGCCTATCGAGCCACGGGCGTCGACCGAGAAGGTCATCTTGGTGGAATGGGTGTGGGATTGCTGGAGGAGAGGGGCGATTATAGAGGCAGCGGATCCGAAATTGGGTAATGATTATGTGGTGGATGAGCTGGAGTTGGTGCTGAAGCTTGGTTTGCTTTGCTCGCACTTAGTACCGGCAGTTAGGCCGAGCATGCGGCACGTAACACAGTTCTTGGATGGCAATCTTCATCTGCCTGATCTCCCTTCGGACGGCTTGGATCCTTCTGTTCTTGATGTGGAGCAGGGGCCCAATGAAGGTTTTGATGAACTCTGCATGTCATATCCTTCTTCTTTGGAGGGAGGGCTATTAAACTCATCGTCGGTCACGGAGTCTGTCCTTTCTGGAGGCCGTTGA